The following DNA comes from Brassica oleracea var. oleracea cultivar TO1000 chromosome C5, BOL, whole genome shotgun sequence.
TCCACCTAGACCGCCTAAACCACCTCCAGCTCCGCCAACACCGCCAATACCACCTGCTTTACCAATACCCCCACCAATTCCACCAAGACCTCCAACACCGCCTCCCAAACCTCCGCCTAGACCCTTAAAGCCACCGATTCCAGCTGCACCGCCTATGCCACCGTATTTACCGATACCGCCTAGACCGCCAATGAGTGGCATACCTAGACCTCCCACGCCGGCGTAACCACCAACTCCCGCGAATCCACCTATCCCTCCGACTTTTCCGATGCATTTTTTGTCGCCGAGGCTTTTTGGTGGTGACTGATCAGCTGCATTTGCATGCACGACCGTTGTTGTTGTATCTTCACGTGTCGTCGTCTTGCCCTCGTCAAACTCTCCAGGCACTTGACGAGCACGTGCATGGACGAATGACATAGTGAGCAAGACACAAACGACTAACAAAACTCTCGACATCTCTCTCTCTCTCGCTCGCTTCTCTTCGCTCTCCCTCTCTCTTTTATTAATTATGTTGATCGTCTCGTATTGTTCACAATGTGTTTATAGGGTTTATATAGCAAAATGTAAGGTTGGTGACGGTTGAAAGTAATAAATTCGGCTATGAACAAAATGTATACATATAAATAAATAAAATACTTAATAAGGGATGTCTGATGATACAGCTATAGATTGGCAACTGATTGGTCCGACTTCATTCATGCATAAATTTTAACTGGTTAGTGTCTTCACTCTACCGCAAGCGGGATAAATTGAACTATAATTTAATTCATGTTTGGAGTTTTAAAAATGTACTTAGAGCATTTCCAACGTAAAATTTCATTTTTCCTCCATTTGGAGTAAAAATGAAAATAGAGTAAAATTGCTTCAACCCTACTCCATTTTTTACTCTATAATGGAGTGATGAATAAACAAAAAATAGATTACTCCATTTATGGAGTAAATTTCATTATAGAGTGAGATATGAAGTTGAATTGAAACATTTGTTACTCATATTCAATTTTACTCCATTTTAAAAAAAAAATAGAGTAGAAATGAAGATGTCCTAACACTTTGTCAAAATACATCATCATTTTGCTAAATATAACATGATTATATAATTAAACATTTAATTGGTAATCCGTTTCACTAAATCTTCTATGGTTATATAATTGAAGTCATTAACCAAAAGAAAACATATTTTAAAACAACTAAAAACGAAGATCAAGTCAATAGCCGAAAAGATGGGGGTTTGAGATTATTATGTTTTGTAGTATTAAAGACAAACCACAAGGAACCCTATAATTGCTCATAACCGGATGATCAGAACTGGAACCGAGATGGAAGCGATGATCATATATAAATAAAGCTTTTAGGTAGAGCTTCTGTCGTATGATTATTTAGAATCAGAAGTTCTGATTTGCGAGGGGTTCAATTACTCTCTCTCTAACGTTTTCATAATCTCAAGAGTACTTATCTTCTACAAAAGTTACGATGCATTCGTTGATGCTTTCATCAAAATTGGCCGAAGTTCTGATCTATAGTGGAAAAACAGCAAGGAGTTTTCCACTATGCAAAGCATTCGTTTCAACGTCAAGGCCCTTACAGGTAAGAACCAATGGATATATGTTTTCAGTTAACAGCTTTATTTAACAGGAGTAGTTTTTGTTCATTTGATTTGTGTAGCCATGACCATTTAGAAAAAGACAAGACTTTTCAAAGTTTCGAGTACAATGGAAAACTCATGATCTTTTGAAAAACGTGTGTTTTACACAAACAAAAACTTATATTCCATAGTATAAAAATTTAATTTGACTATAAGATATAATATGTTGATATCCAATTAGTAGTACATATGGTTTGATTGGAAACTTGTATACATTTTTTTTACTTCAACGGATTTGTTTTATTGATTAATTTGAAATTACAAAGTCATTATACAAGAAACTTGTATGCATTAATATTATTCAAAACTCCGCTATTTTGTAAGATTGACAGCAGAAATACAAGAAATTTCATCGTTTCACATAAATTTTCATTTTATTTCACATACTATTTTGTTATGAATTCGCAATTCCTCAATGCTACCAATCAAAACCCTAAAGATGATTGCTAAAAGTTATGCATATAGGGCAGATCATATATATATATATATATATATATATATATATATTGCATACTTTCTATTTGAGATTGGTTATGGTAAATGGAAAAGGGAAAAGAAGAGGCAGAGCAATGCCAAAAGGTGAAAGAAGCAGCAGAGGCGGTGAAGGAAGGAGCACAGGCGGTGAAAGAAACCACCGAGTATATCCAAGATGTCGCTTCTACTACGGCTAACCGTGTAAGTAATCAATTCACATATTTGATGATTTGATTATTCTGCTTAGTTATATATTCATATTATTTAATTTGATGATTACAGCGTTTATGGTTCATTGATTTTGTCAATTAGGTGAGTAAGATGACAAAGGATGTGACCGAGAAAGTTACTGAGACAACGGATTCTATCACTGAGAAAGCTAAAGGATCTGTATCTGGAGTTTTGGGCACAGCCAAAAACGCTACTGATATCATCAAAAATAAAATTCTTGGTGGTGATTAGTTATACTTATAAATATTTAATATGTTTACGTATGTTTCAATAAAATTAGTAGTATTCAAAATATTTGTAAACTTTATTTGGCAATGAATGCTTCAATGATATTTCTGACTATTCGGGTTTTTTTGTTTTTTAGCTGTACGAGATGAAACTTTCGTATACAGTTCTACAAGTATTCAGGAAATGAACTGTTCATCCAACGATAAACCTAATTCAATTACAGTACTATAAGATTTTTAATATAAATCATAACCGTCTAACTTTGGTTTTATTTTCTTATACTAGTTTTGTTTCTTAAAAGCTGAAAAATTAGAAAGCTGAACTCATATATTTAAATAAATGGAAACCAAACCAAATATCTTTTGTAAATTATCTGACCATCTTTAATCTACCTCAGCTTTTGTAGCATAATAATGCAAATACGATGTATTGTGTCTTGAAAGATGATTGATACTTGTGTTGGAAGGAAGAATGAAATGACTTATTTTAATTGATTTGGTTGAGTAAAGCCGTAAAGGTAATTACTGAAATGTCTTTTTAGAAAGACTTTTTATTGGGTTCACCCTAGGACCAACCAATAGAAAGTTGTCATTTTAGATCTAGTATCTTTTAATTAAGGAAACAAAATAACTTGCCAAATTATATTATGCTTTTAAAATAAAAAATAAAAAATTAAATAAATAAAAATAACAATAGTTCTAAAAAAATATTATTTAAAAAAAATATTTATTTTTAAGATTTAGAGTTTAGTGTTTAAGATTTATAATTTAGAATTTATCCAAATGTTTAGTGTTTTTCCAAGGGTTTAGGGGTTTACCCAAGGATTTAGGGTTTACCCAAGGATTTAGGGTTTAGGATTTGAGTTTAGGGTTTAGTATTAGAGCTTAGGNNNNNNNNNNNNNNNNNNNNNNNNNNNNNNNNNNNNNNNNNNNNNNNNNNNNNNNNNNNNNNNNNNNNNNNNNNNNNNNNNNNNNNNNNNNNNNNNNNNNNNNNNNNNNNNNNNNNNNNNNNNNNNNNNNNNNNNNNNNNNNNNNNNNNNNNNNNNNNNNNNNNNNNNNNNNNNNNNNNNNNNNNNNNNNNNNNNNNNNNNNNNNNNNNNNNNNNNNNNNNNNNNNNNNNNNNNNNNNNNNNNNNNNNNNNNNNNNNNNNNNNNNNNNNNNNNNNNNNNNNNNNNNNNNNNNNNNNNNNNNNNNNNNNNNNNNNNNNNNNNNNNNNNNNNNNNNNNNNNNNNNNNNNNNNNNNNNNNNNNNNNNNNNNNNNNNNNNNNNNNNNNNNNNNNNNNNNNNNNNNNNNNNNNNNNNNNNNNNNNNNNNNNNNNNNNNNNNNNNNNNNNNN
Coding sequences within:
- the LOC106344232 gene encoding glycine-rich cell wall structural protein-like translates to MSRVLLVVCVLLTMSFVHARARQVPGEFDEGKTTTREDTTTTVVHANAADQSPPKSLGDKKCIGKVGGIGGFAGVGGYAGVGGLGMPLIGGLGGIGKYGGIGGAAGIGGFKGLGGGLGGGVGGLGGIGGGIGKAGGIGGVGGAGGGLGGLGGIGGGGIGKAGGIGGVGGIGGGHGVVGGVGGGHGVVGGVGGGIIPHP
- the LOC106294155 gene encoding uncharacterized protein At4g13230, whose protein sequence is MHSLMLSSKLAEVLIYSGKTARSFPLCKAFVSTSRPLQGKEEAEQCQKVKEAAEAVKEGAQAVKETTEYIQDVASTTANRVSKMTKDVTEKVTETTDSITEKAKGSVSGVLGTAKNATDIIKNKILGGD